From the Lolium rigidum isolate FL_2022 chromosome 2, APGP_CSIRO_Lrig_0.1, whole genome shotgun sequence genome, one window contains:
- the LOC124690610 gene encoding uncharacterized protein LOC124690610, whose translation MGRAMVTVLLGHPVAVLSERLMLRLTRLLVNVTMEWSLCPVHVVLGADATVADLARAAVAAYIAEGRRPPLPDDTNNVDVAARFKLHLSKYPLDALNPDEKVLDPK comes from the exons ATGGGGCGTGCAATGGTGACGGTGCTGCTGGGCCACCCGGTGGCGGTTCTGTCGGAGAGGCTGATGCTGCGACTCACGAGGTTGTTGGTGAACGTGACGATGGAGTGGAGTCTGTGTCCGGTGCACGTCGTGCTGGGAGCCGATGCCACCGTGGCTGACCTCGCTCGCGCCGCTGTCGCCGCCTACATCGCCGAGGGACGCAGGCCGCCGCTCCCCGACGACACCAACAACGTTGACGTGGCCGCACGGTTCAAGCTGCATCTCTCCAAGTATCCCCTCGACG CGCTGAACCCTGACGAGAAGGTGTTGGATCCGAAGTGA